TCGAGCAGTCGCCCCAGCATGAGCCCCGCCGGACCCGCCCCCACAATGACAACCTGACTGCGCACTTGGTTCTCCCACTCCTGGCGCCAGCATGCGCGGGTAGGGGTGGGTTGGTGAATGGACAGGGCATGCAATCTCTTGCACTATCCGAACATGAACCGGGTTCCGACATATGCGCTCTATGGCGAGGAAGATGGCGGCCGCCAGCAGGATTGGCTGCATTGGGAAACCATCCAGTCGCGCAGTCGCCTGCATGGCTATCGCATTGCCCCGCACCGGCATGAGCGCTTCTTCCAGCTCCTGAGCCTCACCGGCGGCTGGGGCCATGTAACGCTCGACGGCACCGGCTTCGATCTCAAGCCTCCGGTGATCGTCGTGGTGCCGGCGCTGACCGTTCATGGCTACGTGTTCAGTCACGATGTCGAAGGCGTGGTGGTGACCTTGCTGGAGCGCGACCTGGCCGAGCAGTTCGAGGCGCCGCCATCAGGCGTTATCGGCAGCGGCACGGCTGAGGTGAATGCGGCGCTGGATACCTTGCTGGCCGAAGCCGATCGGCCGGGCGGCTGGCACGATCTGGCGATGCGCGCCCATATCACCCTGCTACAGGTGGCCCTGCATCGCGCCCGTCACCTGCCGGCACCGCGCAGCCAGGGCGCCGCCCGCGCAAGGCTGCATGCCAATGCCTTCCGCTTTCTGGTCGACCGGAAATTTCGCGAGACCCGCCGCATTGCCGATTACGCCGCCGAACTGGGCCTGAGCCAGACCCATCTCAACCGCGTATGCCGGCAGGAACTCGGCATTTCGGCCCTGACCGTCATCGAGCGCCGCATCGCCCTCGAGGCACGGCGGCAATTACTGTTCTCCACCCTCACCATCAAGCAGATTGGCGCCGGGCTGGGCTATGAGGACCCGGCCTATTTCACCCGCGTCCTGAAACGCGTCCTCGGCGTAACCCCCGCCGCCTTCCGCAACCGCCCGGAAAGCTAGCGCGGCACCAAAACGCCGCCCTCCCGGAGACCTCATGGTGAGCCCGTCGAACCACGAGGTCGGGCGCGTGGCGCCCGCCCCACGCGCATCCCTCACGCCCGGGAGTGTTCAGGCGCCGCTACCCTCCTCAAGGGGGAGTGTTTACTTCGGGCGCTTGGGCGCCTTCCCTTCTCCCCTCGTGGGAGAAGGTGCCCGAAGGGCGGATGAGGGGGCACCAAGGGATCTGCAGACATTGAAGCATGGGATAACGCAGCCCCTCACCCGGAAATCCGCTGAACGCGGATTTCCCCCTCTCCCACGAGGGGAGAGGGGTAGAGGGCTCATGCTTCCGAGGGGAACACTCCCCCACGCTCGCCCTTCCCTCCAACCACTACAGAACCCCCAATCATCTTCCTCCTGTTTGTGCGATATTCGAACAAATGCAACATATCGCACAAAATGCCTTGCGACCCAGCGCCGCCGCTGCCTATTTCACCCCATTACTGTCAGGGGGAATGCGCCTATGGACAAGACGGTCACCGATCTTGCTGCCGCGGTAGCCGATATCGAGGATGGCATGGTGCTGATGATTGGCGGCTTCGGCGGCTCCGGCGCGCCGATCGAGCTGATCCACGCCTTGATCGATCGCTACAAGGCCACCGGCAGCCCCGGCAACCTGACGATCATCAACAACAATGCCGGCAATGGCCGCATCGGCATCGCCGCCATGATCGATGCCGGCATGGTCGCCAAGATGATCTGTTCGTTCCCGCGTTCGGCCGATCCGCGCGCCTTCACCGAAAAATATCTGGCCGGCCAGATCGCGCTTGAACTGGTGCCGCAGGGCACTTTGGCCGAGCGTATCCGCGCCGGCGGCGCCGGCATTCCCGCCTTCTATACGCCCACCAGCTTCGGCACCGATCTCGCCAAGGGCAAGCCGGTGGCCGAATTCGACGGCCGTTCCTACGTGCAGGAGCGCTGGCTCAAGGCCGATGTGGCGCTGCTCAAGGCCGAACTGGCCGACCGGCAGGGCAACCTCACCTATCGCAAGGCCGGCCGCAATTTCTCGCCCCTGATGGCGGCAGCCGCCAAGGTGACCGTGGTCCAGGCGAGGCGCGTGGTGGAACCGGGCGAGATCGATCCCGAACAGGTCATCACGCCCGGCATTTTCGTCAATCGCGTGGTCGAGGTCGCCGATGCGCGACAGGAAGAAGCGCTGATGCGCGATGGAGTGGCATACGCATGACCGACAAACTCTCCAACGCCCAGATCGCCTGGCGCGCCGCGCAGGATATCGAAAACGACGCCTATGTGAATCTGGGCATCGGCTTCCCCGAAATGGTGGCAAAATTCCAGCCGCCCGGCCGGCAGGCCATTTTCCATACCGAAAACGGCATCCTCAATTTCGGCGAATCCCCCGCCGCCGGCGAGGAAGACTGGGACCTCATCAACGCCGGCAAGAAGGCCGTAACGCTCAAGCCCGGCGCCGCCTTCTTCAATCATGCCGACAGTTTCGCCATGGTGCGCGGCGGCCATCTCGATGTGGCGATCCTGGGCGCCTATGAGGTGGCCGAAAATGGCGACCTGGCCAATTGGTCCACTGGCCCCAAGGGTGTGCCCGCCGTGGGCGGCGCCATGGATCTGGTACATGGCGCCAAACGCGTCGCCGTCATCACCGATCATGTCACCAAGGATGGTCGCCCCAAATTGGTGAAAAACTGCAGCTTGCCGCTGACCGGCGTCGGCTGCGTCACCCGCGTCTATACCAGCCTGGCCGTCATCGACATCGAGAACGGCCACTTCGTGCTGCGCGAAAAACTGCCCAGCCTCACAATCGAACAATTGCAGGCGGTGACCGGGGGCGAACTGCTCGTTCCCGGCCCTATCGCCGATCTCGTCGCGCCGGAGGTCTCGTGATGACGGAAGCCTATATCTGCGCCTATAAGCGCACCCCTATCGGCCGTTTCGGCGGCGCGCTCTCTGCCGTCCGCCCCGACGATCTCGGCGCCATCCCGCTCAAGGCACTGATGGCAGCCCATGCCGGCGTCGATTGGGAAGCCGTCGATGACGTCATCTTCGGCAATGCCAACCAGGCCGGCGAGGATAACAGAAACGTCGCCCGCATGAGCCTGCTGCTCGCCGGCCTGCCGGTCGGCGTGCCCGGCACCACCATCAACCGCCTCTGCGGTTCGGGCATGGACGCGCTGATCACCGCCGCCCGCGCTATCAAGTCGGGCGAGGCCGAACTGCTCATTGCTGGCGGCACCGAAAGCATGTCGCGTGCGCCCTTCGTGCTGCCCAAGGCCGCGACCGCCTTTTCGCGCAATGCCGAGATTTACGACACCACCATTGGCTGGCGCTTCGTCAATCCGCTGATGAAGGCGCAATACGGCGTCGATTCCATGCCCGAGACCGGCGAGAATGTCGCCCAGGACTTCGGCGTGAGCCGCGAAGCGCAGGACGCCTTCGCCGTGCGCAGCCAGGACAAGGCCGTGGCCGCACAGCAGAACGGACGCCTCGCCAAGGAAATCGTCCCCGTCACCATTTCGCAGAAAAAGGGCGACGCGATCATCGTCGATACCGACGAGCATCCGCGCGCCGGCACCACGGTGGAAACCCTCACCAAACTCCGCCCGCTCTTCCCCAATGGCACGGTGACCGCCGGCAACGCCTCCGGCGTCAATGATGGCGCCGCGGCGCTGATCATCGCCAGCGAAGCCGCCGCGAAAAAACACGGCCTCACCCCCATTGCCCGCATCTTGGGCGGTGCCACGGCTGGTGTCCCGCCGCGCATCATGGGCATGGGCCCGGCCCCCGCGACGAAAAAACTCTGCGCCCGCCTCGGCCTGTCCCCGGCCGATTTCGACATCATCGAACTCAACGAGGCCTTCGCCAGCCAGGGCATCGCCGTCTTGCGTGATCTCGGCCTTGCCGAAGACGCAGCGCAGGTAAACCGCAATGGCGGCGCCATCGCGCTCGGTCATCCCCTCGGCATGAGCGGCGCCCGCATCGCCGGCACGGCGGCGCTGGAACTGGCTCTGGGCGGCGGCAAGCTGGCGCTGGCCACCATGTGCATCGGCGTCGGCCAGGGCATCGCTGTCGCGCTCGAACGGGTCTAGCGGCAGGAACGGAGAAGCAAGCGCGAACACCGCAGGCAGAAAAAAGCGACCTGTTCCACCCATCTCGGCGCGCCATTGTTTTTCAATGGCTTAGCGCCGCGGTGGACTTTTGCCGCCGCGCTTCGGCCGGCATTGATGCGCGCCGTTTGTCCCACGCCTCCCCTTGGCGAAACCGCGCATCGTGTATACAGTTCTGGATGCGATGGCACCCAATGAGGTCGCAAAGACCCGGCGCCATCAAGTCAATTCAGAGGGAGGACTTCATGTTGAAATCGACAGCTTTGGCCGTGGTGCTTGGGCTTGGTGTGGCCTGGTCATCAGGCGCCGTGGCGCAGGAAACGCTCAAGATCGGCGTTATCCTGCCCTATTCGGGGCCTTTCGCCGATGCCGCCAACCAGCTCCAGGCCGGCATTGATCTCTATATCGCCGAGCATGGCGACGAGGTTGCCGGCCGCAAGATCGAACTCATCAAGCGCGACACCGGCGGCCCGGCCCCCGACGTGGCCCGGCGCCTGGCGCAGGAACTGGTCGTGCGCGATAATGTCGATATTCTCGCCGGTTTCGCCCTGACGCCCGAGGCTCTCGGCGCTGCCGAAATCGCCACCGAAGCGCAGAAGCTGATGGTGGTGATGAATGCCGCCACCTCGGTCGTCACCGAACAGTCGCCCTATATCGTGCGGACCTCGGTCACCATCCCGCAGCTCAATTATGCCTTCGGCACCTGGGCCTATGAACAGGGCATCCGCGAGGCCTATACGCTGGTCGCCGATTACGGCCCGGGCATCGACGCCGAGACCTCCTTCGCCAAGGGCTTCACCGAAGCCGGCGGCACCATTGTCGGCGCCGACCGCACTCCGGTCGCCAACCCCGATTTCTCCGCCTATGTGCAGCGCGTGGCCGACGCCGACCCCGAGGCTGTATACATTTTCGTGCCCGGCGGCGCCCAGCCTGCTGCCATTGGCAAGGCGCTGGTCGATCGCGGCCTCGCTCCGCCCGATATCAAGGTGCTGGGCCAGGGCGAGCTGACCCACCCCGAAGCCCTCGAAAGCATGGGTGAAACCGCCCGCGGCATCATCACCACCTTCCACTACACGCTGGAACGCGACGATCCGCTGAACAAGGCCTATGTCGATGGCTACACGGCCGCCAACAATGGCCGCGAGCCCGACCTGTTCTCCATCGGCGGCTATGACGGCATGCACCTCATCTACGAGGCGGTGAAGGCCACCAATGGCGATACCAGCGGCGATGCCCTGGTCGAAGCCGCCAAGGGCATGGCCTGGGACAGCCCGCGCGGCCCGATGTCCATCGATCCGGAAACCCGCGACGTCATCCAGACCGTCTACATCCGCGAAATCCAGGAAGTGGATGGCGAGCTGCAGAACGTGATCGTGCACGAGATCCCCAACGTCAAGGACCCCCTGCACGGCGCCGCGCAGTAAAGGCTTCGGACTGAATAACTGAAGCCCGAGAGCCCCGATCGGCCTCCCTCCCCCTTGTGGGGAGGGAATGAGGGTGGGGGTTCCGATCCATCAGGTTGAATATGATCTTGGGTATGTGGAAACATACCCCCACCCTTGATCCCTCCCCACAAGGGGGAGGGAGACGACTGATGCGTCGGTGGACGTCTGCACCGGAAAACAGGGCAATCAATTTGACCAACATGCAGCATGATCTGGTAGGAACGGCTCTATGATCAGCCAGATTGTCATCGTCCTGTTCGACGGCTTTGCCTTCGGCATGCTGCTGTTCCTGCTCTCGGTCGGCCTGTCGGTCACCCTGGGCATGATGAATTTCATCAACCTGGCCCATGGCGCCTTCGGCATGTTCGGCGGCTATGTCGCCGTCACCGTCATGCGCCAGCTCGGCCTGCCCTTCCTTGCCGCTTTGCCTCTGGCCTTCATCGCCATGGCCCTGCTCAGCATACTCATCGAGCGCACCCTGTTCCGCCGGCTCTACAAGGCCGGCGAGCTCAACCAGGTGCTGTTCACCATCGGCGTGGTTTTCGTCGCGGCCGCCGCCGCCACCTTCACCTTCGGCACCGTGCAGCAGGTCATCATCCTGCCCGATTGGCTGCGCGGCTCGGCCGAAATCGGCGGCGTCCGCTTCGGCATCTATCGCGCCTTTATCATCCTGGTGGCGCTCATCATCACCGCCTTGCTCGTCTTCGGGCTGGAGCGTACCCGCCTCGGTGCACAGATCCGCGCCGCCGTGGATAACCAGCGCATGGCCCAGGGCCTCGGCCTCGATGTCGAGCGCGTCTTCGCCATCACCTTCGCTTTGGGCTGCGGCCTTGCCGGCCTCGGTGGCGCACTGGCGGTCGAGATTGTCGGCCTCTCACCCTCCTTCGGCTTCCAGATGCTGGTCTATGTGCTGATCGTCGTCTCCGTCGGCGGCCTCGGCTCCATATCAGGCTCCTTCGCCGGCGCGGCCCTGCTCGGCATTGGCGATGTCGCCGGCAAATATTTCTGGCCCGAAATCGGCAGCTTCCTCATCTATCTGCTGCTGGTGGCCATCCTGCTCGTGCGGCCGCTCGGCCTCTTCGGCAAGCGCTAGGGGAGGGGACCAATGACCACGCCCGTTCCCGCCCCCGTCGAGATCCCGTGATTGGCTGCGCCGTCGCAGCCGCTGGTCGCCGTTCGAAATCCTGTTCTGGCTCGCGGCCCTGCTGCCCTTCATCCTGTTCCCCACCTATCTGCCGCTGGCCAGCCAGATCGCCATTGCCGCGCTCTTCGCCATCTCGGTCGATCTGATCCTGGGCTATGCCGGCATCGTCACGCTGGGCCACGCCATGTTCTTTGGCCTCGGCGCCTACTTTGCCGGCGTCATCAGCGTGCGCGGTTGGGGCGAGCCGATTTCCGGCCTGCTGATGGCGGGCCTCTTTGCCGGCGTCATCGGCTATATCGTGAGCTTCCTCATCACCCGCGTGCAGCATCTGGCGCTGATCATGGTCACGCTCGGCCTGGGCTTCCTCACCTATGAACTGGCCAATGCCCTGCCCTGGCTGACCGGCGGCACCGATGGCCTGCGCGGCATCCGCACCTGGCCCATTTTCGGCCAGTTCAAATTCGATCTCTGGGGCTATACCGGCTATGCCTATGCCCTGGCCGTGCTGTTCCTCTGCTTCCTGCTGAGCCGGCGGCTGGTCAATTCCAGCTTCGGCCTGGCCCTGCGCGGCATCCGCGAAAACGTCAAGCGCATGCCCGCCATCGGCGCCGACCACAAGGGCCATCTCCGGCTCATCTACGCCATCTCGGCGTCGATCGCCGGTCTGGCCGGTGCGCTGATGGCGCAGACCACCAATACGGTGGCGCTGGATTCCCTCAGCTTCGAGCGCTCCGCCGACGTCGTCGTCATGCTCATCCTGGGCGGCACCGGGCGGCTCTATGGCGCTATTCTGGGCACCATCATTTTCCTCGTGGCGCGCGACCAACTGGCGGGCATCAATCCGCAATACTGGTATTTCGGCATCGGCATCCTGCTGATGGTCGTCGTGCTCTTCATGCCCAAGGGCATTCTGGGCTTCCTCGCCCGCATCGTGGAGCGGCGCAAATGATGGCCGAGCCAGACATCGTATTGCGCGCCGAAGCGCTCCGGAAGAATTTCGGCAAGCTCGAAGTCACCCGCGATGTGGCCCTGGCTTTGCCGCGCGGCGCCCGCCACGCCCTGATCGGCCCCAATGGTGCCGGCAAGACCACGCTGATCAACCTGCTCACCGGCCAGTTGAAGCCCGATGCCGGCCGCATTGAACTCGAAGGCGGCGACATCACCAGCCTCGCCCCGGCCCATCGCGTGCGCCGCGGCCTCAGCCGCACCTTTCAGATCAATACGCTCTTCCCCGATCTTACCCCCATCGAGGCGGTCACCCTGGCGGTGATGGAGCGCGAGCGCACCGCCGGCCAGTTCTGGAAGCGGCTCGCCGCCCATGGCGATGCCATCGAGGAGAGCTTCACCATCCTCTCCCAGCTCGGCCTCGCCGATGTGGCCACCCGCACCACCCGCACTCTGCCCTACGGCCAGCAGCGCCTGCTCGAAATCGCCCTGGCCCTGGCCACCCGCCCGCGCGTCCTGCTGCTCGACGAGCCGGCGGCCGGCGTGCCCAAGGATGAAAGCGCGGCCCTCTTCTCGGTCATATCGGCGCTGCCATCCGACATTTCCGTGCTCTTCATCGAGCACGACATGGACATCGTCTTCAAATTCGCCACCCGTATCATCGTGCTGGTGGGCGGCGGCGTCCTGCTCGAAGCCGATCCCGAAACCGTGCGCAGCGACCCACGCGTGCGCGAGGTCTATCTGGGGCATGGACATGGCTGAGCCGCTGCTAGAATTCCGCGACGTCCGCTCCGGCTATGGCGAAGCCGTCGTGCTCGACGGCATTTCCTTCGCCTTGCCGGCCAATGGGAGTCTGGCTCTGCTCGGCCGCAACGGCGTGGGCAAGACCACGCTCCTGCTCACCGCCATGGGCTTCGTCTCCGTCGCCCGCGGGTCGATCCACTGGCGCGGCCAGGACATCTCCCGCCTCGCCCCGCATAAACGCGCCCGCCTCGGCCTAGGCTGGGTGGCGCAGGAGCGCGATATCTTCCCCTCGCTCTCTGTCGAGGAAAACCTCACCGTCATCGCCCGCCCCGGCCGCTGGAATCTCACCGCCATCTACGCGCTCTTCCCGCGCCTCGCCGACCGTCGCGCCAATATGGGCAACCAGCTCTCCGGCGGCGAACAGCAGATGCTCGCCATCGCCCGCACCCTGATGACCAATCCGTCCGTGCTGCTGCTCGACGAACCCTTCGAGGGCTTGGCCCCCATCATCGTGGAAGAACTCACCGGTGCTGTCCGCCAGATGGCCGCCGACGAGGGCATTGCCCTCGTGCTGGTCGAACAACACGCCGAAGTCGCCCTGCGCCTGACGCAGGACGCCATCATCCTCGAACGCGGCATGATCGCCCACAGGGCGAAGTCGGCGGACCTGCTGCGGGATAATGCCACGCTGGAGCGCTATCTGGGGTTGAAGCTGGGGGCTTAGGACTATTCACCTGCCTCCCACCGGGTCATTCCCGCCTGCGCGGGAATGACGCCGTGAATGGGACTCTGTTCTACCGCACTCGCCCCACACTCAATCGTCACCCTCGGGCTTGACCCGAGGGCCCTATACTTGACGAACGCACCGCAAGTGCAGACCCCTCGGGTCAAGCCCGAGGGTGACGCGCGGTGGGCTAACGTCCAGCCCCAGCTTACACCGAACCCCAGATCGCCTCGGCCGTCTTCACCACGAGTTCCAGCTTCCGCTTCTGGTCATCCACGGTAATCGCGTTGCCCTCTTCGGTGGACGAAAACCCGCATTGCGGTGCAATCCCCATCTGCTCCAGATCGGCAAACTTGCCCGCCTCGTCGAATTTCCGGCGCAGGCTGTCCACGTCCTCGAGTTCACCCACCTTCGTGGTGATGAAGCCCGGCATCACCCGCTTGCTCCCCTTGGGCAACAGCCGCAACGGATCGAGTCCGCCGGCGCGCTCGGTGTCATATTCCATGAAATAGATATCGACGCCGGTCTTGTTGAACACGGCATCGGCCGCCGGGTCATAAGCACCTTCGGCAATCCAGGTCGATTTGAAATTGCCCCGGCACATATGCATGCCGATCACCATGTCGTCCGGCCGCCCGTCGATCGCGTCATGCATCATCTTGGCATAGCTTTCGATCAGCCAATCAGGATCGAGCCCCTGCGCCTGCTTCTCGGCGCGGATCTTGGGGTCGCACAGATAGGCAAAGAAAATATCGTCCATCTGCAGATAGCGGCAACCCGCGTCGTAAAACGCCTGCACGGCCTTCTTGTAGGCCTTGGACAGGTCGGCGAACAGCAGCTCGAGATCGTCGCGATAGGGCTTGTGGCCGATATCGTCATTGGCGACGCGGAAATGGCAGCAGCTCGGTCCCGGAATCGAGATTTTCGGCATCACGCTGGTATTGGCCGCCACGAACTTGAAATGTTCCAGCATCGGATGGTCTGCGGGAAAATCCACCGGTCCGGTAATGGTCGGGAAAATCGGCCGCGTATTGGCGCCCTTGAAATTGTGGCCGGTAGCCACATCGCGCTCGACAAACTTGAAGCCCTCAAGCTCCTGCATGAAATCGTAGTGCCAGAACGAGCGGCGGATTTCCCCGTCGGTCACCACGGGCAGGCCCACATCCTGCTGCAGCTTGATGGCGTCGCGGATCGCCGCGTCTTCCACAGCGGCCAGTTCCTCGCGCGGAATGGCCTTCTCATCGAAATAGCGATGCCGCGCCTCCTTCACCGCCGAATTGCGCAGCAGCGATCCGACATGGTCGGCACGGAAAGGGGGGCGGGCAGTGGTCATCGTTGAGTCTCCTGATGCGGCGCAGTCCTGCCTGTTCGTGTACACAGGCCGAGGCCTGCTCGGCAAGTATCAACGCCGCTTCAGCGCCCAATCCATGTCGAATGTATACGCCGCCTCAGTTGGCTTCCAGCATCGCCTCTTCCGCCACATGCCGGTTCATCCACTCGGCAGCCGTCTTGATCCCGCCCAGCGGGAACACATGCAACTGGCTGATCAGGCTATCGGGATGCCGCGCCATATAGTCGGCAAACCCGGCCACCACCTCGGTCGGCTCATACGGCATCAGCAATCGCGTCACGTCGCGCGCCCGCTTCTGCAACACGCTGACCGACGGCCCAACCCCGCAGCTCAGCGCAAACTGGATCAGTGTCTGTAGCTTGGCCGGCCCGGCAATGCCGGCATGAATCGGCAGCGTCACGCCCATATCGGCAATGCGCTCGGCCCATGCTGTCACCGCCCGCGTGTCGAAGGCAAATTGTGTCACGATGGCCATGTCAGCATCGGTGCGCGTCGAAAAATCCTGCTTGAACATCAGCGCGCCATCGACATTGGCGGTGCTGTCCCCCTGGTCGATGTCCCTGTTCCCCTCGGGATGCCCCGCCACATGCAATCGGGTAAAGCCGTGCCGGTCGAACAGTCCCGTCTCGATCAACTGGATCGAAGAGTGGAAATCCCCCCACCGGCGCCGCATTGCCTCCGCCCAGCAATAGCGCCCGGCTAACGCCCGCCTCGTCGCGATAGCGCCTGATCCAGTCCTCCAGCATGGCCCGGTCGGCAATGCCCCGTGCCGGAAAATGCGGCATCACGGCAAAGCCCTCGTCATGCAGCCGCCGCGCCGTCGCCACCATGTCCTCAATCGGGGTGCCGGCAATATGGGCCACATAGACCAGCGTACCTTCAGGCAGCAGCGCCCGGAAGTTCTCCACCTTGGCAGCAGTACGCGGCATGACCTCGATGGACCAGCCGCCGATCGCATCGGCAATGCGCGCCTGTGGTGCCAGCGCGTCCCGCCGCATATCGAAATTCAGCAGTGCCATACCGATCCTCCTTGCTCGCATTATGTATACATAGTGATTGCGAGTCGAATCAAGAAGAGTCGAAAAACCGCCGATATCAGGCAAATTCAGCAATAGACAGCCGTTGCAACCCTCTATGCGATATCGCATAGTGCATACACAAGGCCGCGCAAAACACGCCCAAAGGGCGGGCCGCTGCATTCCGCGCGCGGGGGATAAGGGAGGAAATTGCCATGGCCGAGCCGTGTTTCGACGTCGCCCATCTCGGCCATATCGAGCTCTATACCGACCGGTTCGAGGAAAGTCTCGATTTCTTCACCCGCGTCTACGGGCTGACACCGAGCCTGGTCGAGGATGGCGTCGCCTGGCTGCGCGCCTTCGACGATTATGAATTCCACACGCTCAAGCTCACCCGCCACCACACGACCGGCATCGGCCATGTTGGCTACCGCACCTCATCGCCCGAGGCGCTGGAGCGGCGGGTCAAGGTCATCGAGGCCATGGGCTGCGCCATCGGCTGGGTCGACGGCGATCGCGGCCACGGCCGCGCCTTCCGCTTCACCGATCCCGACGGTCACATTTTCGAGCTCTATTACGACACACGCGTCTATGAAGCGCCGCCCGAAGAGCGCCCGGCGCTCAAGAATATCGCCCAGCGCTACCATGGCCGCGGCTGCTCACCCCGCCGCCTCGACCATTTCAACCTGCTCGCCAAAGACGTGCGTGCCATCAAGGCCTTCATGACCGAGGCCCTGGGCAGCCGCGTCACCGAGCAAATCCTGCTCGACAACGGGCGCCTCGGCGGCTGCTGGTTCACCGTCAACAACAAGAGCTATGACGTCGCCTATTCGGAAGATCACACCGGCGAAACCGGTCGCTTCCACCACGTCACCTATGCCGTGGACCAGCGCGAGGACATTTTGCGCGCCGCCGATATCTTCCTCGAAAACGGCGTCCATATCGAAACCGGCCCACACAAGCACGCCATCCAGGGCACCTTCTTCCTCTATGTCTGGGAGCCGGCGGGCAACCGTGTCGAACTGGCCAATGCCGGGGCACGGCTGATCCTGCGGCCCGATTGGCCCACCGTGACCTGGACCGAAACCGAGCGAAAAAGGGCCAGGCCTGGGGCCTCAAGACCATCGACACCTTCCACACCCATGGCACGCCCCCCGTGGGCAAAAGGGGCTGACCACAGTGACCGACTACATTCTCACCCTGCGATGCAGCAATCGCAGCGGCATCGTGGCGGCCGTGGCCGCGCGCATCGCCAGCCATGGCGGGGATATTTTCGAGGCGCACCAGTTCGACGATCCGGCCACCGGCATGTTCTTCATGCGCGTCGGCTTTTCCATGGCCGCATCCGAGGCCGATTTCCGCGCCGGCATCGCCGCGGAAGTAGCCAGCCTCAGGCTCGATTTCTCGC
This sequence is a window from Devosia ginsengisoli. Protein-coding genes within it:
- a CDS encoding 5-methyltetrahydropteroyltriglutamate--homocysteine S-methyltransferase; amino-acid sequence: MTTARPPFRADHVGSLLRNSAVKEARHRYFDEKAIPREELAAVEDAAIRDAIKLQQDVGLPVVTDGEIRRSFWHYDFMQELEGFKFVERDVATGHNFKGANTRPIFPTITGPVDFPADHPMLEHFKFVAANTSVMPKISIPGPSCCHFRVANDDIGHKPYRDDLELLFADLSKAYKKAVQAFYDAGCRYLQMDDIFFAYLCDPKIRAEKQAQGLDPDWLIESYAKMMHDAIDGRPDDMVIGMHMCRGNFKSTWIAEGAYDPAADAVFNKTGVDIYFMEYDTERAGGLDPLRLLPKGSKRVMPGFITTKVGELEDVDSLRRKFDEAGKFADLEQMGIAPQCGFSSTEEGNAITVDDQKRKLELVVKTAEAIWGSV